AGTGGTAGTAAGAGCCATCCTATAATCGGGATAATACTCAGAACGATTGTACCACCCACACCCAAGATAAATAAGATTAAAGATTGATTTGCATGATATCTGCCGAACTTTGAATCGGGACATGCCAGTAACGGAAGGAAAAAGATTAGATATGAGATACCAGCAATCGTTTTATTCTTCTCAATATCTGCCGGATCAAAAACTTCCTCTGCGCTACCTCCTACGTTATTATTTGTTTGGAAATCTGACATATTATTATCCTCCTTTTTAATTCTTAGTGTCCTTGCACCTACCCTTATTCTATTAGAATTTTAACTTAATGCTATTACTCTCAGGGTGATTTTAGCAAAAATACCATATCACCCTGAGGGTGATTTTCTACAATACGGTAGTTTTTGTCGTATATATCCGTACATTGCCATTATTTTCATTGGAATGAACTTACTCGTATGGTATAATTGGGATATATTAATTGGGATATATTAAGTTGAACTTTCAATATGGTATTTTATTGGTATCTTTTTCTATATATGTTAATAGGGAAATAAGAGGAGGAAACTTTGTGAAAAAGAAATACTTTGTATTAATTATCATTCTATTGTTGATTCCAATTATATTAATCGCTTTCAGTTTTTTGAAGCTTAAAAGTGAACAACCAATTTCACTTACACTCTGGCATAACTATGGTGGACAAATGAAAACCACTATGGATGAAATGATTGAAGAATTTAATGGTACAATCGGCGTCAAGGAGCGAATAACAATAAATGTCACCTCTATCTCTGGCTCTTCTACCCTGCATGACAAGCTGACTATGGCTGCTAACCAGGATCCTGGAGCTCCGGAGCTTCCTGATATCACAACTGCTTATCCAAAGACTGCCATGATTCTTGCTGATAAAGATCTATTGGTTAATCTTAGTGATGTTTTCACGGAAAAGGAACTCTCCGCATTTGTTCCGCGGTTCATAGAAGAAGGACGCCTATCAGATGGCAATCTGTATGTTCTTCCTACGGCGAAATCAACGGAGGTGCTGTTTATTAATTCCACCATATTTAATCGCTTTGCAAGTGAATCTGGTGCAAAGCTGGAGGATCTCTCTACCTTCGAAGGTATTGCAAAAACTGCCGCCCTTTACTATGATTGGACGGACAAAAAAACTCCGGATATCGAAGGTGACGGAAAGACCTTTTACATGCCTGATTCTCTTTTTAATATGGCTTCGGTAGGATGCAAACAGCTGGGATCGGACCTGTTTGTGAACTTTGGTATCGACTTTAATAATCCTGTTGTTTATAGGGTTTGGGAATATTATTTTGGCTCAGCAGTCCAGGGACATACCGCTATCTTTGACGGCTATGCCACCGATCTTGCCAAAACTGGTGAAATTGTATGTTCCACCGGATCTACCGCAGGAGTTCTATTCTATCCTGAAAATGTCACCTACCCTGATAATACTACTGAACCCTCCGAGCTTGAAATTCTCCCATATCCTGTATTTGAAGACGGAGAAAAGATCGCTGTTCAGCGTGGCGCAGGTATGTGTGT
The nucleotide sequence above comes from Variimorphobacter saccharofermentans. Encoded proteins:
- a CDS encoding DUF4870 domain-containing protein; translated protein: MSDFQTNNNVGGSAEEVFDPADIEKNKTIAGISYLIFFLPLLACPDSKFGRYHANQSLILFILGVGGTIVLSIIPIIGWLLLPLYAIGITVFAIIGILNGLGGKAKELPLVGKFRLLK
- a CDS encoding extracellular solute-binding protein, yielding MKKKYFVLIIILLLIPIILIAFSFLKLKSEQPISLTLWHNYGGQMKTTMDEMIEEFNGTIGVKERITINVTSISGSSTLHDKLTMAANQDPGAPELPDITTAYPKTAMILADKDLLVNLSDVFTEKELSAFVPRFIEEGRLSDGNLYVLPTAKSTEVLFINSTIFNRFASESGAKLEDLSTFEGIAKTAALYYDWTDKKTPDIEGDGKTFYMPDSLFNMASVGCKQLGSDLFVNFGIDFNNPVVYRVWEYYFGSAVQGHTAIFDGYATDLAKTGEIVCSTGSTAGVLFYPENVTYPDNTTEPSELEILPYPVFEDGEKIAVQRGAGMCVIKSDKAKEKAAGIFLKWFTSPENNLHFVSSTGYLPVTEEAFGDIMLKEINSVSNPSIKKLLQVSRQMQMEYSFYIPPLFDGIDTLQATYENNLRALAEEARNAYQEQPNSLITSPDVLTSTNSEKYDEFKKLISTDN